In Pseudomonas putida, a genomic segment contains:
- a CDS encoding acyl-CoA dehydrogenase family protein: MQDLELNEEQIMIRDMARDFARGEIAPHAQAWEKAGWIDDGVVRKMGELGLLGMVVPEDFGGSYTDYVAYALAVEEISAGCGATGAMMSIHNSVGCGPLLAYGTPEQQQAWLPRLASGEVIGCFCLTEPQAGSEAHNLRTRAERVEGHWVLNGAKQFVSNAHRAGLAIVFAVTDPELGKKGLSAFLVETDNPGFKVDRSEHKMGIRASDTCAVTLDNCRIPAANLLGERGKGLAIALSNLEGGRIGIAAQALGIARAAFEAALAYSRERIQFGKPINEHQSIANLLADMQVQVNAARLLILHAARLRSAGKPCLSEASQAKLFASEMAERVCSMAIQVHGGYGYLEDYPVERHYRDARITQIYEGSSEIQRMLIARELKHYPL; the protein is encoded by the coding sequence ATGCAAGACCTGGAACTTAACGAAGAACAGATCATGATCCGCGACATGGCCCGGGACTTCGCCCGGGGCGAAATCGCCCCGCACGCCCAGGCCTGGGAAAAGGCCGGCTGGATCGACGATGGCGTGGTTCGCAAGATGGGCGAACTGGGCCTGCTGGGCATGGTGGTGCCGGAGGACTTCGGCGGCAGCTACACCGACTACGTGGCCTATGCCCTGGCGGTCGAGGAAATCTCTGCCGGCTGCGGCGCCACTGGCGCGATGATGAGCATTCACAACTCGGTGGGCTGCGGCCCGCTGCTAGCCTACGGCACACCCGAGCAACAACAGGCCTGGCTGCCGCGCCTGGCCAGCGGCGAGGTGATCGGCTGCTTCTGCCTGACCGAGCCGCAGGCCGGTTCCGAAGCCCACAACCTGCGCACCCGCGCCGAACGGGTGGAGGGGCACTGGGTGCTCAACGGCGCCAAGCAGTTCGTCAGCAACGCACACCGTGCCGGATTGGCGATCGTCTTCGCGGTCACCGACCCTGAGCTGGGCAAGAAAGGTCTTTCGGCCTTCCTGGTCGAGACCGACAACCCTGGGTTCAAGGTCGACCGCAGTGAACACAAGATGGGCATCCGCGCCTCCGACACCTGCGCGGTAACGCTGGACAACTGCCGCATCCCCGCCGCCAATCTGCTCGGCGAGCGCGGCAAGGGCCTGGCCATCGCCCTGTCCAATCTTGAAGGCGGACGCATCGGCATCGCCGCCCAGGCCCTGGGCATCGCCCGAGCGGCGTTCGAGGCAGCGCTGGCCTACTCGCGTGAGCGCATCCAGTTCGGCAAGCCGATCAACGAGCACCAGAGCATCGCCAACCTGCTGGCCGACATGCAGGTGCAAGTCAATGCCGCACGCCTGCTGATCTTGCATGCGGCGCGCTTGCGCAGCGCCGGCAAGCCGTGCCTGTCGGAGGCCTCGCAAGCCAAGCTGTTCGCTTCGGAGATGGCCGAGCGGGTGTGCTCGATGGCGATCCAGGTGCATGGCGGCTATGGCTACCTGGAAGACTACCCGGTGGAGCGCCACTACCGCGATGCGCGCATCACCCAGATCTACGAGGGATCCAGCGAGATCCAGCGGATGCTGATCGCCCGGGAACTCAAGCACTATCCGTTGTGA
- a CDS encoding enoyl-CoA hydratase/isomerase family protein, with the protein MTAHAHISATEHVLAEVRNQIGRLTLNRPSGLNALTLDMVRSLRQHLDQWADDNQVRAVVLRGEGPKGFCAGGDIRSLHDSYKAGDGLHDTFFVEEYALDLCLHHYRKPVLVLMDGFTLGGGMGLAQGCDLRIVTERSRLGMPEVGIGYFPDVGGSYFLSRIAGELGTYLGVSGSQIQAADALYCGLADWYLPSDKIAALEQGLDRVQLGDHPLKDLQKLLAGLGSQTLPDAPLERLRPVIDHFFALPDLPAIIEQLRAVTIGDSHAWALATADLLESRSPLAMAVTLEMLRRGRQLPLEACFAMELHLDRQWFQHGDIIEGVRALIVDKDKQPRWNPPTLAGLERQRVDQFFEGL; encoded by the coding sequence ATGACCGCGCACGCTCACATCTCGGCAACGGAACATGTACTGGCCGAGGTTCGCAACCAGATTGGCCGCCTCACCCTCAACCGCCCTTCAGGCCTCAATGCCTTGACCCTGGACATGGTGCGCAGCTTGCGCCAGCACCTCGATCAGTGGGCCGACGACAACCAGGTCCGCGCCGTGGTGCTGCGCGGCGAAGGCCCCAAAGGCTTCTGCGCCGGCGGCGACATTCGCTCGCTGCACGACAGCTACAAGGCTGGCGACGGCCTGCACGACACGTTCTTCGTCGAGGAATACGCCCTCGACCTGTGCCTGCACCACTACCGCAAGCCGGTGCTGGTGCTGATGGACGGCTTTACCCTCGGCGGAGGCATGGGCCTGGCCCAGGGTTGCGACCTGCGTATCGTCACCGAACGTAGCCGGCTGGGCATGCCCGAAGTCGGCATCGGCTACTTCCCGGATGTGGGCGGCAGCTACTTCCTGTCGCGTATTGCCGGCGAGCTGGGTACGTACCTCGGCGTCAGCGGCAGCCAGATCCAGGCCGCCGATGCGCTGTACTGCGGGCTGGCCGACTGGTACCTGCCCAGCGACAAGATCGCCGCGCTGGAGCAGGGCCTGGACCGCGTGCAGTTGGGCGACCATCCACTCAAGGATCTGCAAAAACTGCTGGCCGGCCTCGGTTCGCAGACCCTGCCTGACGCACCGCTTGAGCGACTGCGCCCGGTGATCGATCACTTCTTCGCCCTCCCCGACCTGCCGGCGATCATCGAGCAACTGCGCGCCGTGACCATCGGCGACAGCCACGCCTGGGCCCTGGCCACCGCCGACCTGCTGGAAAGCCGCTCGCCGCTGGCCATGGCGGTAACCCTGGAAATGCTCCGCCGTGGCCGCCAACTGCCGCTCGAAGCCTGTTTCGCCATGGAGCTGCACCTGGACCGTCAGTGGTTCCAGCACGGCGACATCATTGAGGGCGTGCGCGCCCTGATCGTCGACAAGGACAAGCAACCGCGCTGGAATCCGCCAACCCTGGCTGGCCTCGAGCGCCAGCGGGTCGACCAATTCTTCGAAGGCCTGTGA
- the mdcA gene encoding malonate decarboxylase subunit alpha, translating into MTTMKNPPPQWSRRRAEKQRRLDRVSHLADGRVLPTERIVEALELLIAPGDRVVLEGNNQKQADFLSRSLAKADPERLHDLHMIMPSVSRAEHLDLFERGIARTLDFSFAGPQSLRIGQLLEDGLLEVGAIHTYIELYSRLLVDLIPNVALVAGFMADRDGNLYTGPSTEDTPALVEPAAFSDGIVIAQVNQLVDRVDDLPRVDIPASWIDFVVVADQPFYIEPLFTRDPRHIKPVHVLMAMMAIRGIYEKHQVQSLNHGIGFNTAAIELILPTYGESLGLKGKICRNWTLNPHPTLIPAIETGWVESVHCFGTELGMEDYIAQRPDVFFTGRDGSLRSNRMMCQLAGQYAVDLFIGATLQVDGDGHSSTVTRGRLAGFGGAPNMGHDPRGRRHATPAWLDMTVPDTLLERGRKLVVQMVETYQEGGKPTFVETLDAVGVAKKAGMPLAPVMIYGDDVTHLLTEEGIAYLYKARSLEERRQMIAAVAGVTAIGLRHDPKDTLRLRQQGLVALPEDLGIRRTDASRELLAARSIADLVEWSGGLYNPPARFRSW; encoded by the coding sequence ATGACCACAATGAAGAATCCACCGCCGCAATGGTCGCGGCGGCGCGCCGAGAAGCAGCGCCGCCTGGACCGGGTCAGCCACCTCGCCGACGGCCGGGTACTGCCCACCGAGCGAATCGTCGAGGCCTTGGAGCTGCTCATCGCCCCTGGCGACCGTGTGGTGCTGGAGGGCAACAACCAGAAGCAAGCCGATTTTCTCTCCCGCTCGCTGGCCAAGGCCGACCCCGAGCGCCTGCATGATTTGCACATGATCATGCCCAGCGTCAGCCGCGCGGAGCACCTGGACCTGTTCGAACGCGGCATCGCCCGCACGCTCGACTTCTCTTTCGCCGGGCCGCAGAGCCTGCGCATCGGCCAGTTGCTGGAAGATGGCCTGCTCGAAGTCGGCGCCATCCACACCTACATCGAACTGTACTCACGCCTGCTGGTGGATCTGATTCCCAACGTCGCCCTGGTGGCCGGCTTCATGGCCGATCGCGACGGTAACCTCTACACCGGGCCCAGCACCGAGGACACGCCGGCGCTGGTGGAGCCCGCGGCGTTCAGCGACGGCATCGTCATCGCCCAGGTCAACCAACTGGTGGACCGCGTGGACGACCTGCCACGCGTGGACATCCCGGCCTCGTGGATCGACTTCGTGGTGGTGGCCGACCAGCCGTTCTACATCGAGCCGTTGTTCACCCGCGACCCGCGCCACATCAAGCCGGTGCACGTGCTGATGGCGATGATGGCGATCCGCGGTATCTATGAGAAACACCAGGTGCAGTCGCTCAATCACGGCATCGGCTTCAACACCGCGGCCATCGAACTGATCCTGCCCACCTACGGCGAGTCCCTGGGCCTGAAAGGCAAGATCTGCCGCAACTGGACCCTCAACCCCCATCCGACACTGATTCCCGCCATCGAAACCGGTTGGGTCGAAAGTGTCCACTGCTTCGGCACCGAGCTGGGCATGGAGGACTACATCGCCCAGCGTCCGGACGTATTCTTCACCGGCCGCGACGGCTCGCTGCGTTCCAATCGCATGATGTGCCAGCTCGCCGGGCAGTACGCGGTCGACCTGTTCATCGGCGCCACGCTGCAGGTCGATGGCGACGGCCACTCCTCGACCGTGACCCGAGGCCGCCTGGCCGGCTTCGGCGGCGCTCCGAACATGGGCCACGACCCTCGTGGGCGGCGCCATGCGACGCCAGCCTGGCTCGACATGACGGTGCCCGACACGCTGCTCGAACGCGGCCGCAAGCTGGTGGTGCAGATGGTCGAGACCTACCAGGAGGGTGGCAAGCCCACCTTCGTCGAGACCCTGGACGCCGTCGGCGTGGCGAAAAAAGCCGGCATGCCACTGGCGCCGGTGATGATCTACGGCGACGACGTCACCCATCTGCTGACCGAGGAAGGCATCGCCTACCTGTACAAGGCGCGCAGCCTGGAAGAACGCCGGCAGATGATCGCTGCCGTGGCCGGGGTCACCGCCATCGGCCTGCGGCACGATCCCAAGGACACCTTGCGGCTGCGCCAGCAAGGGCTCGTGGCCCTGCCTGAAGACCTCGGCATCCGCCGCACCGATGCCAGCCGCGAGCTACTGGCCGCACGCAGCATCGCCGACCTGGTCGAGTGGTCCGGTGGCCTGTACAACCCACCTGCACGGTTCAGGAGCTGGTAA
- a CDS encoding malonate decarboxylase subunit delta, whose product METLTFQYPAAEPGRGRTLVGCVSSGDLEVLIEPGNPGTLQIQVVTSVNGSAARWTQVFQRLFEGRELPAMKIDIHDFGATPGVVRLRLEQGFEEIAHD is encoded by the coding sequence ATGGAAACCCTGACCTTTCAATACCCCGCCGCCGAACCCGGGCGCGGCCGCACCCTGGTGGGCTGCGTGAGTTCCGGCGACCTCGAAGTGCTGATCGAACCGGGCAATCCCGGCACCTTGCAGATCCAGGTGGTGACTTCGGTCAACGGTAGCGCTGCCCGCTGGACGCAGGTGTTCCAGCGCCTGTTCGAAGGCCGCGAGCTGCCGGCCATGAAGATCGACATCCATGATTTCGGCGCCACCCCTGGCGTGGTACGCCTGCGCTTGGAGCAAGGTTTCGAGGAGATCGCCCATGACTGA
- a CDS encoding biotin-independent malonate decarboxylase subunit beta: protein MTDTERLLQSRSFVELGARQRAQALLDPGTFRELLGPFDRFMSPWLPRQGIVPQADDGVVIAKGRLAGRNAVVAAIEGAFQGGSMGEVGGAKIAGALELAIEDNRNGIPTCAVLLLETGGVRLQEANLGLAAIAEIQAAIVELRAHQPVIGLIAGSVGCFGGMSIAAGLCSHLLVTREARLGLNGPQVIEQEAGIGEYDAKDRPFIWSLSGGQQRYASGLADSYVADDLELIREQLLRLLEAPSAARAGRHAWFLERLSRLGLDVMQLDGAAVRDLYQGDAQ, encoded by the coding sequence ATGACTGATACCGAACGCTTGCTGCAAAGTCGCAGCTTCGTCGAACTGGGCGCCCGCCAGCGCGCCCAGGCACTGCTCGACCCTGGTACCTTCCGCGAACTGCTGGGTCCGTTCGACCGCTTCATGTCGCCCTGGCTGCCACGCCAGGGCATCGTGCCCCAGGCCGATGACGGCGTGGTCATCGCCAAGGGCCGCCTGGCCGGGCGCAACGCCGTGGTGGCCGCCATCGAAGGCGCCTTCCAGGGCGGCAGCATGGGGGAGGTGGGCGGTGCCAAGATCGCCGGCGCCCTGGAGCTGGCCATCGAGGACAATCGCAATGGCATCCCGACCTGCGCCGTGCTGTTGCTGGAAACCGGTGGCGTGCGCCTGCAGGAGGCCAACCTGGGCCTGGCGGCGATTGCCGAGATCCAGGCGGCGATCGTCGAGCTGCGTGCCCATCAGCCGGTGATCGGCCTGATCGCAGGTTCGGTCGGCTGCTTCGGTGGCATGTCCATCGCCGCCGGACTGTGCAGCCATCTGTTGGTCACCCGCGAGGCGCGCCTGGGGCTCAATGGCCCCCAGGTGATCGAGCAGGAGGCCGGCATCGGCGAGTACGACGCCAAGGACCGCCCCTTCATCTGGAGCCTCAGCGGTGGCCAGCAACGCTACGCAAGCGGCCTGGCCGACAGCTATGTGGCCGATGATCTCGAGCTCATACGCGAGCAATTGCTGCGACTGCTGGAGGCGCCCAGCGCTGCACGTGCCGGCCGCCATGCCTGGTTCCTCGAGCGCCTGTCGCGACTGGGCCTGGATGTAATGCAACTGGATGGCGCCGCCGTGCGCGATCTGTACCAAGGAGATGCCCAATGA
- the mdcE gene encoding biotin-independent malonate decarboxylase subunit gamma: protein MNRALDWLPGLAAGQCLPGYPASLRVIDAELDNRLARFIAVVPDGDNPFPRARNGEVGVLEGWGLAKAVSEAVAADQHGEKRAIVAIIDVPSQAYGRREEALGIHQALAGAVEAYAQARLAGHPVIGLLVGKAMSGAFLAHGYQAQRLIALDDSGVLVHAMGKAAAARITLRSVEELEALAAEIPPMAYDLDSYASLGLLWRRLSVDSADSPSQADLVKVRACLAEAVRDIGTSTDLTSRLAGENRRASREVRAELRKQWQEA from the coding sequence ATGAACCGTGCCCTCGATTGGCTGCCAGGCCTGGCCGCCGGCCAGTGCCTGCCAGGTTATCCCGCGTCGCTGCGGGTCATCGACGCCGAACTGGACAACCGCCTGGCGCGCTTCATCGCCGTGGTGCCGGATGGTGACAACCCGTTCCCCCGCGCCCGCAATGGTGAAGTAGGCGTACTCGAAGGCTGGGGCCTGGCCAAGGCCGTCAGCGAAGCGGTCGCCGCCGACCAGCACGGCGAGAAGCGCGCGATCGTCGCCATCATCGATGTGCCGAGCCAGGCCTATGGCCGCCGGGAGGAGGCGCTGGGCATTCACCAGGCCCTGGCCGGCGCGGTCGAGGCCTACGCCCAGGCACGCCTGGCAGGGCACCCGGTGATCGGCCTGCTGGTGGGCAAGGCGATGTCCGGCGCGTTCCTGGCCCATGGGTACCAGGCGCAGCGCTTGATTGCCCTGGACGACAGTGGCGTGCTGGTGCATGCCATGGGCAAGGCAGCTGCGGCGCGCATCACCCTGCGCAGTGTCGAGGAGCTCGAAGCGCTGGCGGCTGAGATTCCGCCGATGGCCTATGACCTCGACAGCTACGCCTCGCTGGGCTTGTTGTGGCGCCGTTTGAGTGTCGATAGCGCTGACTCGCCGAGCCAGGCCGACCTGGTCAAGGTCCGCGCCTGCCTCGCCGAAGCGGTGCGCGATATCGGCACCTCCACCGACCTGACCTCACGCCTGGCCGGGGAAAACCGCCGCGCCTCGCGTGAGGTGCGGGCCGAGTTGCGCAAGCAGTGGCAGGAGGCCTGA
- a CDS encoding malonate decarboxylase holo-ACP synthase, with the protein MNPARPHDLLWGMPASALPDDAPDWARQVLAAGQPVVVRRALCAPGWIAVGVRGQGREQRLGTRMRAADVQRQLSPEALRWQGESAWPALQALASATPVLDATGLAWGPTGGVGYQLATGREVLHQGSDLDLVLRTPHPLARCTARDLLDSLDRGPCRIDVQLETPAGAIALREWASGALRVLLKSADGARLLADPWQACEDAA; encoded by the coding sequence ATGAACCCAGCGCGCCCGCACGACCTGCTCTGGGGCATGCCCGCCTCGGCATTGCCTGACGATGCTCCGGATTGGGCGCGCCAGGTACTGGCTGCAGGGCAGCCGGTGGTGGTGCGCCGGGCGTTGTGCGCACCCGGCTGGATTGCGGTGGGCGTGCGCGGGCAGGGGCGCGAGCAGCGCCTCGGCACACGCATGCGTGCGGCGGATGTGCAGCGCCAGCTCAGTCCGGAGGCGTTGCGCTGGCAGGGCGAAAGCGCCTGGCCGGCACTCCAGGCGCTGGCCAGTGCCACGCCGGTGCTCGATGCCACTGGCCTGGCGTGGGGGCCGACCGGCGGGGTGGGCTACCAGCTGGCGACCGGCAGAGAAGTGCTGCACCAGGGCAGCGACCTCGACCTGGTGTTGCGCACGCCGCATCCGCTTGCGCGCTGCACGGCGCGTGACCTGCTCGATAGTCTCGACCGCGGTCCCTGCCGCATCGATGTGCAACTGGAAACGCCCGCCGGCGCCATTGCCTTGCGTGAATGGGCCAGCGGCGCCTTGCGCGTGTTGCTCAAGTCCGCCGACGGCGCACGCTTGCTGGCCGATCCCTGGCAGGCCTGCGAGGACGCGGCATGA
- the mdcH gene encoding malonate decarboxylase subunit epsilon, translating to MSSLFAFPGQGAQQAGMLHRLPEGAECLLEAASDALGEQVLSLDNQQALQSTRAVQLCLLLAGVAWARWLMQRSPAPDYVAGLSIGAYPAAVVAEALDFDDAVRLVALRGELMQRAYPQGYGMTALSGLDLASVERLLDEVGGEVFVANLNSENQIVIAGADAAMTEVAARARSRGQGVARRLAVSVPSHCRLLDGPASELAAAFASVPMRRPRITYLSGSSARPIFDPQRLRDDLAGNMARVVDWRATLRNAYERGVRLHLEMPPGSVLSGLARSVFDQGRVLPVESTRADTLDALLRQEVAHNR from the coding sequence ATGAGCAGCCTGTTCGCTTTCCCGGGCCAGGGCGCTCAGCAGGCAGGCATGCTGCATCGCCTGCCCGAAGGCGCCGAGTGCTTGCTCGAGGCCGCCAGCGACGCCCTCGGTGAGCAGGTACTGAGCCTGGACAACCAGCAGGCCTTGCAGTCCACCCGTGCCGTGCAACTGTGCCTGTTGCTCGCCGGGGTCGCCTGGGCGCGCTGGCTAATGCAGCGCAGCCCGGCGCCGGACTATGTGGCCGGTTTGTCCATCGGTGCCTACCCGGCAGCGGTGGTGGCAGAAGCCCTGGACTTCGACGACGCCGTGCGCCTGGTGGCACTGCGCGGTGAACTGATGCAACGAGCCTACCCGCAAGGCTACGGCATGACGGCCCTGAGCGGGCTGGACCTGGCCAGTGTCGAACGCTTGCTGGACGAGGTCGGCGGCGAGGTGTTCGTTGCCAACCTCAACAGTGAAAACCAGATCGTCATTGCCGGTGCCGATGCCGCCATGACCGAGGTCGCCGCCCGCGCTCGCAGCCGGGGCCAGGGCGTGGCCCGACGCCTGGCGGTGAGCGTGCCGTCGCACTGCAGGCTGTTGGACGGCCCGGCCAGCGAACTGGCCGCCGCCTTCGCCAGCGTCCCCATGCGGCGTCCACGTATCACCTACCTGAGCGGCAGCAGCGCGCGACCGATCTTCGATCCACAGCGCCTGCGCGACGACCTGGCTGGCAACATGGCCCGGGTGGTCGACTGGCGTGCTACGTTGCGCAACGCCTATGAACGCGGCGTGCGTCTGCACCTGGAAATGCCGCCGGGCAGCGTGCTCAGCGGCCTGGCCCGTTCGGTGTTCGACCAGGGCCGGGTGTTGCCTGTCGAGTCGACCCGGGCCGATACCCTCGATGCGCTGTTGCGCCAGGAGGTGGCTCACAATCGATGA
- the madL gene encoding malonate transporter subunit MadL encodes MIIYGVALLAVCTLAGVIVGDFLGVLLGVKSNVGGVGIAMILLICARLYMHRNGGMSKECEFGVGFWGAMYIPVVVAMAAQQNVVTALHGGPVALLAAIGAVLVCGLTIALISRSHRGEPLPPLDVPAAPPAQVAPAGGR; translated from the coding sequence ATGATCATCTATGGCGTGGCCCTGTTGGCGGTGTGCACTCTGGCCGGCGTTATCGTCGGCGACTTCCTGGGCGTCCTGCTGGGCGTCAAATCCAATGTGGGCGGTGTCGGCATCGCCATGATCCTGCTGATCTGCGCGCGGCTGTACATGCACCGCAACGGCGGCATGAGCAAGGAATGCGAGTTCGGTGTCGGTTTCTGGGGCGCCATGTACATCCCTGTGGTGGTGGCCATGGCCGCCCAGCAGAACGTCGTCACTGCCCTGCATGGCGGCCCGGTGGCCTTGCTGGCGGCGATTGGTGCGGTACTGGTATGTGGGCTGACCATCGCTTTGATCAGCCGCAGCCACCGCGGTGAGCCTTTGCCGCCGCTCGATGTGCCAGCGGCTCCACCTGCGCAGGTAGCACCTGCGGGAGGTCGCTGA
- the madM gene encoding malonate transporter subunit MadM: MWALIDNALEHNGLITAFAVVGGIMWLSVLLSKYLTFGRVHGSAIAIVIGLVLAWVGGTITGGQKGLADMALFSGIGLMGGAMLRDFAIVATAFEVQATEARKAGMIGAVSLLLGTVLPFIVGAGVAYAFGYRDAVSMTTIGAGAVTYIVGPVTGAALGASSDVMALSIATGLIKAILVMVFTPVSARLLALDNPRSAMVFGGLAGTVSGVTAGLAATDRRLVPYGALTATFHTGLGCLMGPSILYFCVRGLVG; the protein is encoded by the coding sequence ATGTGGGCACTCATTGACAATGCCTTGGAGCATAACGGCTTGATCACTGCGTTCGCGGTGGTGGGTGGGATCATGTGGTTGTCGGTATTGCTGTCCAAGTACCTGACGTTCGGCCGCGTCCATGGCTCGGCCATCGCCATCGTCATCGGGCTGGTGCTGGCGTGGGTCGGCGGCACCATCACCGGGGGGCAGAAAGGGCTGGCCGACATGGCGCTGTTCTCTGGCATCGGCCTGATGGGCGGGGCCATGCTGCGCGATTTCGCGATCGTCGCCACCGCCTTCGAGGTGCAGGCCACCGAGGCACGCAAGGCCGGGATGATTGGTGCGGTGTCGTTGCTGTTGGGCACCGTGCTGCCATTCATCGTCGGTGCCGGAGTGGCGTATGCGTTCGGCTACCGCGATGCGGTGAGCATGACCACCATCGGCGCCGGAGCGGTGACCTACATCGTCGGCCCGGTGACCGGCGCGGCGTTGGGCGCAAGCTCGGACGTGATGGCCCTGTCGATTGCCACGGGGTTGATCAAGGCGATTCTGGTGATGGTGTTCACCCCGGTTTCGGCGCGCCTGCTGGCGTTGGACAACCCGCGTTCGGCGATGGTGTTCGGTGGCTTGGCCGGGACCGTGTCGGGGGTGACTGCAGGTCTCGCGGCTACCGATCGCCGGCTGGTGCCCTATGGTGCACTGACCGCGACCTTCCATACCGGCTTGGGTTGCCTGATGGGGCCTTCGATCCTGTACTTCTGTGTCAGAGGGTTGGTGGGTTAA